A stretch of Castanea sativa cultivar Marrone di Chiusa Pesio chromosome 2, ASM4071231v1 DNA encodes these proteins:
- the LOC142623429 gene encoding divinyl chlorophyllide a 8-vinyl-reductase, chloroplastic has product MSLCFSSTPLYNLHSPPKNQSFSARFSSQFINQIQVSSFPHALKSSSLNLSQPFKYSIQRLNPITASTAGSVETALSSFRNKNPKDINILVVGSTGYIGKFVVNELVSRGFNVIAIARERSGIKGKNSKEETLNQLKSANVCFSDVTNLDSLEKSLENLGVSVDVVVSCLASRSGGVKDSWKIDYEATKNSLVAGRNHGASHFVLLSAICVQKPLLEFQRAKLKFEAELMKEAEEDKGFSYSIVRPTAFFKSLGGQVELVKDGKPYVMFGDGKLCACKPISESDLASFIADCVLSEDKINRVLPIGGPGKALTPLEQGELLFRLLGKEPKFLKVPIGIMDFAIGVLDFLVKIFPSMEDAAEFGKIGRYYAAESMLVLDPETGEYSAEKTPSYGRDTLEEFFKTVLREGMAGQELGEQTIF; this is encoded by the coding sequence ATGTCCCTTTGTTTCTCCTCCACTCCATTATACAATCTTCATTCTCCCCCAAAAAATCAAAGCTTCTCAGCAAGGTTCTCTTCTCAATTTATCAACCAAATTCAGGTAAGCTCTTTCCCTCATGCTCTAAAGTCTTCATCTTTAAACTTATCCCAACCCTTTAAGTATAGCATTCAAAGACTCAACCCCATTACAGCTTCAACAGCTGGGTCTGTTGAAACCGCCTTATCTTCCTTcagaaacaaaaacccaaaagatATTAACATCTTGGTAGTGGGTTCAACTGGGTATATTGGAAAGTTTGTGGTTAATGAGTTAGTTAGTAGAGGGTTCAATGTTATAGCGATTGCTAGAGAGAGGAGTGGGATTAAAGGTAAAAATAGCAAGGAAGAGACTTTGAATCAGTTGAAAAGTGCCAATGTGTGCTTTTCAGATGTGACCAATTTGGATTCTTTGGAGAAGTCTTTGGAAAACTTAGGGGTTTCTGTTGATGTTGTAGTCTCATGCCTTGCTAGCCGTAGTGGTGGTGTTAAGGATTCATGGAAGATTGATTATGAGGCAACAAAGAATAGCCTTGTTGCTGGTAGGAACCATGGGGCTTCCCATTTTGTGTTGCTTTCTGCAATATGTGTGCAGAAGCCCCTTCTTGAATTTCAGCGTGCCAAGCTGAAATTTGAGGCTGAATTGATGAAAGAAGCTGAAGAGGATAAGGGGTTCAGTTATAGTATAGTGAGGCCAACTGCATTCTTTAAAAGTTTGGGGGGTCAGGTAGAGTTGGTGAAAGATGGGAAGCCTTATGTCATGTTTGGGGATGGGAAGTTGTGTGCTTGTAAACCGATTAGCGAGTCAGATTTGGCATCATTTATTGCAGATTGTGTGTTGAGCGAAGATAAGATTAACCGGGTACTGCCAATTGGTGGACCAGGGAAGGCATTGACACCACTAGAGCAAGGGGAGTTGCTGTTTAGGCTCTTGGGGAAGGAACCCAAGTTCTTGAAAGTGCCAATAGGGATAATGGATTTTGCTATTGGGGTTCTTGATTTCCTGGTTAAAATTTTTCCTTCTATGGAAGATGCTGCAGAGTTTGGGAAAATTGGAAGGTATTATGCAGCTGAGAGTATGTTGGTTTTGGATCCTGAAACTGGAGAGTACAGTGCTGAGAAAACGCCTAGCTATGGTAGAGACACATTGGAAGAATTCTTTAAGACGGTACTGAGGGAGGGAATGGCAGGTCAGGAATTAGGGGagcaaacaattttttga